AGGTACACGGGGATGGCCTCACCCTCTAAGGCTCAGGGGCTAAAAAATCTCATTCCAAAGATTtgctctgctcacacagctACTGACAGCAGTCACCAGCAGCatcttcaggggaaaaaaccttcctgtgtgtgcccagagccTTTATCCCAGCAGGATTCTCTGTTCTCATGGCATCTCCAGAAGCCAGTCCCAGTCTGAAAGTGGGGGCTGTTGTCAGTgcctttcccaaattcccactgtCTTCTCTTCCAGCCAGTTACAGGCACAAACTGGGCAAGCTGGGTAGAGGTAGGACTCCAGCTTTGCACCACACTCTGCACAACTTTTTTAACCTCCAGGTGCtaagccagagctgctccccaagCCCAAGGTGGTTCTGCCCCctcacagcctgtcctgcctgggcactgagcagagcccacagcacTGACTGTTCTGCACTGCACCACAGCACCTGCCCCCACTGCACTCCAGGAGGAGAACCTGCACCTCCAGCACGGGCACACTGTGGTTATCAAGACAAAGAGGAGTCATCTGGGTCAGGAGTACTTTTTGATTAACCCAGGCCGCTCCAAATTTCACCTGAGGAGACACTGAAGGCTGCTGTAATCCTGTATTTTCCTACTCCTCTTCCCCAAATCTCTCCTTCACAGGAACGTGGCTGTTTTCGCCCCTTCACCTCCATCCAGAAATACCCTCCAGCCATTTTAACTTTAGTGTCACAAAATCATTATTTAGCTCTTGCCTCATTTACAGAACCAGTTCTAGTAACCCAAAGCTCAGCTCTATTTCCATCCAGGTGCAGTTCCACATGAAGTACCTGTGGGATCAATGGTTTATTTGGAATCTTTTTGCCCTGCAAATACAGAACTATTATCCTGCATCTGATCCATAATTGGGAAGGGAAAGCAGCCAAACTCAAGTGTTCTCCCTGGGGGCTGAGTAAAGCTGCTGGATACATCAGACTGACAAGACTCATCATCCTCTGGTGGGCTTAGAGGGCAGGTTCATCCAAGCCCTGAAGCACACAAGTCACATCCTTGGGTCAAAGTCCTCCCTTGCCAGGACACACCTGTGCATATCTGATGTGCAGCACCAAATCTTTCTCAGAGGCTGAGTCCTACAGCAAAAGGTGTCATTGGCCCCAAAAGCCACAATGCCAGGGCAATCTCGTCCCCTGGCATTATGTACACattgaaacaaaatcaaaattaaaacagcCATTCACAGATTATTGGCAACTTTGATCTTTTCCTCACATTCATTAAACCCTCACTGACGAgcatttagaatttaaaaataaaacagttttgttttctttttagaataATAATTTCTATAGTTCTGTCAGCCAACTAATTTCAATCACAGCATAATCTAAGAATGAAGCAAATCCTGGCCAAGAATGGCTGCTGTGGACTCTCAAGAGTCAAGGGGAGCAGCTTGTCCCAGCTCCTcacatccctgcacccctccagGAACCCATGGTGAACtccagttggtttttttttatcatgaTTCTCTTGGCAGCTTAGGAATGCTCCAGTCCTCGGGTGGCTGCTGttgcagggatggggtggaGAGGCACACCCAGTGTTAGTGGCAGTGCTCTGTGATATCCACCACCACTgcctttttccagctgaagaagAAGTATCCGGTGCCTGCCCCGGCGGCCACGGCGATGCACAGGTACCCGTTGTAGGTCATGAAGATGAGCATGAGGAAGTAGCTGACCACCACCTGGATCATGTGCAGCACAGTCTGCAGCAGGTGGGGCAAGCTCAGCATCTGCTGGCTGGgaacacaaacccaaacaagtCAGCAAATGGAACAGGTGGGAAATGCACATCCCCCAAGAGAAAGCTGCCAGGACAGCAAGGTGGGTGTGGGATGGCAGAGAAGGTGgcaccagcctgggcagggactCCTGCGTGCAGCTGGCACCTGGAGCTGTGGTTTAGCTCACAGAGCAAAGCAAGCACGGAGCTTGCTGGGAGGACACAACTTTTAGCTGCAAAACAGACTTTGCCAAGCTTCTTTTACCCCCCCCATTCAAAAGCTGAATGCACAGAGGCCTTGACTACTTGTCAACAAAAGGATCCTGAGTGTTTTCTGTCGGGGTCACTGGATGTAACACCCAAACTCTGTTCCTGGGGACTCCCCCAAACATGTTCATTACAAAAACCCCAAGCTCATCTGGCTCcttgctgctttcctccttttgtCCCCATCCTTGAGggtgcccaggtgtcccccagcccccagTCTGGAGCCAGGACGCTCTCCAGAGATCAGAACTGGCTGCACAAAGTTTCTTCTGTGCCAGTTTGaggtgcagagctctgctttagAAGGAAGTGCAGTCCTTACCCCACGGTTTTGTGTGTCTCCATCAGGATGGTGCCGTTGGGGCCGGGCACGGGCATGGAGTTATAGCGGATGCTGACTTGGGATTTCCGCAGCAGACACTCCCGGGCAATCTTCAGGCCTTCGTAAAACATGGCCAGGAAGAAGACAGCCACAAAAGCACCAGCCATTTCTGACAAGAGAGGAAACATTCATGTCTCCGGGCAAGAGAATGAGTCAGCAGAGTCACTGTGGGGTGGAACAAGCCCATTGTGCTGCACAGGCATGGCCCAGCTCCGTGTGCATGCACAGAGAGGTGGGAAATGGGAGTTTCACCCAGACAATCACTGCAACTTCACCCataaagcaaaagcagagtCACTTTTGCTAATAAAACCAAACTCTTAAACTCTACAAATATCTCcacttttctttccccacagATGCCATTTAAACCAGACTCAACACAGCATGACCACACATTTTCAGTACAAATAACAAGGTAATTCCTGAAACATGAATCCTGAAACACCAACTGCAAACCTTTTGTCTGGACTGCACAAGACAGTGTTACTAACCTCCAGGAGAATTGATTGTAAGTCCAGAGAACAGCAATGGCACATTCTGATAGCTGAAGTGGAAAGTCATGGCCTGCCCAAAACACAAAGAACACCAAGATGAGCCTGAAGAGCTCATCCCAAGGAGCTCACAGCAAGGTGTAGCAATGGGGCTTGTATCAAAACAAGAACTCAGATCAGCTTATTTGGTCACCACCAAAACACCAAGAAACTCTCCAGTAGATGTGGTGTAACACACACAAGAGAGAcagggaggaggtgctccaggctgcagttcccagctccttcagcagccctgggcaggaggcCCTGTCCTTCACAGAACTCAGGGAAGTGCCTTCTCCCTGCTTTTGGAActccttttctcctcagcaTCAGACATCAGGGACTGGGGATGTCTCCATGGAGCTCCTCCTtgcctccccatcccctcaggAACTGGGGTACAGGgcaccttcccttccccactTGGCCCTGGTCTGTATGATACAGGTAAGGGTTGTACAGGTGAGTCCTCTGGTCCCCTCCTGcactgtgccagcagtgctgtctccCTATGGAATTCCCAATATCCTATGGGAAACAGAGGCCTAAACACAGCTAcacaaagaggaaaagccaGTCCACAGCTGCCCCTGGGTGAAAATGGCTCCTGAGCCTGCACACTGAAtgctgtgggaaggggagaCATCAAAGATCCCCTGGCCAGCTGGAGGTGATACAAACTTCCCATCTAGGTAAATACAGCTTGGCATGTCTTGGGCACCGCTGCACACAGGATTTTCACGTGGGAAGTCCTGACCAAGCAAGAGGAACTTCTCTTTGAACTTCCCTCGTTGCTTAATTAAAGTTATTTGCTGAAGCTTGGAATTATGATTCATTTCAGAATCCATAAGAATCATCTAATTTCCCCCAGAGCAGAAATTACTGTAAAACACCTTTTAGAGAGTACTTTTCATCTCCTCAATGAATTGaacatatttacatttaaaacaaaacccacataAATCAATGAACTGCAGCTGAACCTGAGCCTGTTACTTGGTACCAGTGAGGAATGGGAAAACACACATTAAATGTGCTCAGTCTGTTATCTAACATGCTGTACCCATGTACTGCCTTCCCTGACAGATTCATTTGCAATATGAATTCAAAATCTTGTGCAATTACTCAGTTTTCAgctgcagggcaaggcagggTCCTGTAACTACCCAGTGAACACTTGACATTtgtaaagaaattatatttacatgGAAAGTAATGGCCCAGGGATGTCAAcactgagctgagctgatgGGAAGAGCTTCACAAGGAgagcagtggcagtgctgcactgagagCTCCACATGGGCCATGCCCACCAAGGTTGTCCTGGTGCTCTCCTTtcctgctgtgacactgctTGCAATAGAAATAGAAGCAGAGATTCTTGGTTCTCTCctcaggcacagagctggcaaaCAAACTGCAACTGGAGGTTTGCAAAATCCACTCCTGAGAGCACTCTTATTTGAGATGCAAATGtgccctctctcccctccttttGAAATTTAACCATAAACAAACATGTTTTAATAATCTGAATCTCACTTCAAAAGTATTTAGGAAAAGgagcaaaagctgaaaaagttCCTAGAATTGGCTACACACAAACACTGATCCTCTGGTCATCTCCACAGAAACTCTGGCCAGGATCTCTGCAAGGCCTCAGTGATGCTAGAATGCACAAGTCTGAACCTGCTGGAATCAAagtcagctggagcagcaggaatcagGACCAATGCAGCCTTAATGCCAAGATGGCAaagagccctggcagtgctgtgctccccaAACCCAGTGTGCTCTGAGTTCAGGAGggaagggcacagaggagctcagcacagcccctcactGCTGGGCAATCCtctcagggctgcctggggctctccctgccagcctggagacCTCCACCCACacatttcctgcaggaaaactcttgctttgcatttctgcccttagctggctgcagagcagacagcaggctggctgctggaaaGGTTTTTGCAAGAAATGACAATTTTGCCAAAGGATCCTCAGCTCTGAAATCCATTTCCTGCTCTGTATCCCTCAAGCTGCTCCTTCACTCCAGAGACCCACAGTGGAATGTGGGTTTAACCTGGATGGATTCCTACCTTCCAAAGCTCAGGTTCATTTCCAGTTCTCAAGAGCACAGTCTATAAGATGATAAGCTACTCTGAACCACAGACAAGGAAAAGCTCTCTGGTTAATTGTGACTTCTCCACTTACCATCATCATCATGTCCGACCCGTGCCCGTGTCCCGAGGCCGTGGTGGGGTGGTGATGCTCAGAAGGAGGCGATGTTGGCATGGAGCTGTTCATGTGGTGAGACATCTTGAGGACAGAGAGATTCAGAAAGGCACATAGAAAAGTGGGaccctgaaaaacaaacaaaaaatgaagcctttttctaaacaaaatgGGGTttctccactgctgctgcacaagaAAATATTCCAAGCCACTGAGAACTGCTGCCTGTGGAAAACTGCTGGAGCTCCCTCATGGTCCTGCTCTGGCTACAGAGAGCACACAGCAGGACACTTTAAAGGAGGTGTGTCCCCCTGCAGCCTAATTTGATTGAGATGGCACCTGGGGCAAGTGCTCAGCATAAAGGAACATTTCTTATCTACATGAGGAAAAAACCAGAGCCCCTTCCCAAGTGCAGTCTTGCAAGAGGCAAAAAAGTCACAAGCACCACTTTAAATTGCATATACTAAAGGATCAGATCACAGGATTTCTCTTAATTGACAGTTATGCATTTTATTGGGAACACAGAAATTGTGTTAGTTGGTACAGGACCTACTGCCAGGCAAAGGTCTGCAACTGCTACAGGCAATCCAATTTCATTTCCATGAGCTTTACATTGCCACATCTCCTCCTTAATCACATTACCCACAGTGAGAGAAACACTCAAGGGGCTGCCAGTCCCAATCCTTAATCTGGTTACAACAAATCAGGGATGTCTGGacacactaaaaaaataaataaaaataccctCCGTGGTTACCTGTGGTCATGGCTGCTGCAttctgccccagcactgcctgggctggcaACTGCTGGTGGGAAATGAAAATCATCAGGGCAAAAACAGcaataagagagaaaataacCTGGCAATACCAGTCAGTCCTGAAAGCACAGCATCTGTCCTGCTGGACCCTGCCTGGAatcctctgtcccctcccactCCAGTCCTGCACTGAAGTAAAaccaagggaaataaaaagcaaagtttgGACACTTCATCAAATTAAAGTTTAGAAAGAAATGAGAGACAGACTTCCTTCTACAAAAATCAACAGGAGAGTTTACAAGTgtgttttttcagatttttaagcCAAAAAGCAGCATGGTGCTTGAACAGGTGGGCATGGCTATATTTAAATTGAAGAGAGGAAATGAGACTCTAGAAGAGCTTTCTAAACTGGAAGTAGCAAATAAAACCCTGAAAAGCAGGCAGTGGAGGAGCTGGCTCAGCATGTGACAGTGACCCTGTGCAGGGGTCACTGCTGGCCCAGACCACCAGTGCCAGTGCAGCCCTGTGGAGCCTCCAAGACAGGGGATATCCAGGGGCTTTGGGGTTAAATGAAAGTGAGCAATGAGAGGAATTAAAGATTTAGGAAAGGTAAAGAAACtaagccagcagtgctggggaggaacTCAAGAGAAAGACAGAAGTAACACCCAGCAgatactgaaattaaataatgcaGGGAAGCACCAAGAAGCGACATCAGGAACCCATAGCTCAGATGCTGCAGAGATGTTCTGTGCTGGTGAAGTTTGTAGCCCATCTCTTATTTCATCAGACAATCTCACAATAATCCTCTGTGAGGTAACTTGTCATGGAATCCAGTGGCACTGCCTAAAGCAGAATGAATTCTCTGTCCATATTTCTGCTAATATTTTTTAGCTCGCTTTGTCCCTGATTTGTGCTTAAATATTGaggacagaaaaatgtttgtggggagataaaaaggagagagaacaaTGCAAGCAGTAGCTCAGCTGACACAGAAAAACTTCACCAAGGGATAAGTGCAGAATGGAAGATTATCCTGTTCAGGCAGTCCCAAAATACAAACACTTGGGAAAGGAATCCTCTGCCAAAACACACAAACTTCAAATTGTCTTTTGCATCAGGGAAGGAAGAATAGCCCAAGTGCTTTACCCACAGGATCAAAGGTAAATGTACTGAGAGGAAAGACGTAACACAAGAActtcccctctcctgcagccaaaATCTCCTGGAATGACAGAACCATGGAATatcctgggctggagggacccacaggatgacccagcccctgtccctgcccagaccccccagcaatgccccctgtccatccctggagctctggcagcctcggggccgtgcccattccctggggagcctgggcagtgccagcacctctgggggagggaagagccttgccctgagctccagcctgagcctgccctggcccagccccagccgctccctggctcctgtccctggcccagagcagagcccagagctgtccctctTCTCCCAGTTGACTGATCCATTGCTTTCCCTTTGAATACAATATCCTCACCAGCAACTACTGTCCAAtgattatttattctttttaggATTTCACATTCCTGCCAAGCTCAGCAGGTTCCAAAAGGCTCCACAGAAGCTCTGGCTGGTTACCAGATGAAAAACTGCCTTTgtggctgggctgtgtccagcttTTCACTCCTTTCCTTCTCACTAATCATCATTTGTCTGCAGAAAGGGAGACACAGTGGATGTGTTCTCAGGATATTTACTCTGTGAGAACAAAGAACATGGTCAGGTGCTCAGGAGTGGCTGGGCAGGCCTTGGTAAGGTTACAAAGGGCAAGCTTGAGCCTCACCTGGATAGAGCCTCACGTGCTATCCCAGTGCTGTAACACCAAATCCAAGCCCTTGCTGCAGTCACCCAACACTGAAAGACATTTCATGAGATCCTGAAAGGATGGGGCATTAAGTAGCTTAAGAGGAAATAACCTCATCTGAGCcacttcagctgtgttttgtgtcACTGAAGGCAACAAACAGTGgagaaatttctgtttaaaaataaatcagttccAGTGGACTATCAGACTCTGTTTTACAACTTAGGGGATCTCTACCTAAGCCTCGAGTTAAAATACAATATAtagggcagcagcagcagcaggttaaTGGGTGTGCAACATTCCAAGCTGCAAATCCCGGGCTGGTTTGCACAGCTCCTAAGGAACAAGCTGACAGATGTGGAGCTCTGTGTGTCACAAAAAGGTGGTGCTTTCACAAGGCTGACTCCAGacctgaagggaaaaaaaaaatccacccccCTACAAGTTTCTATTGTGGTAAGTTCTTTAAATAGGTTTAGCCTCCTACAAAGGCAGCCCTTCAGCAGGTATTTCTGCCTGAATGGTGATTTGatctctggctgctgcctgctccatgTTTGCACTGGGAGGGAGAGGCACTGGAGTGGATTCCTGAGCATGGAGCCCTGGAGAGGGATGTGCCACAGCCCACAGCTGCACCAGGCTCAGGTGCTCTGAACACCTGAAGGGGACAGACCCCAGGGTGTTCCTGTCAcaagggacacacacacacagtgatttttttgtgctgtgcagTAACCTATTGCCTAGGAAAACAAACAGGGTGGAACAGGAGAGAGGAATGAGGAAATTCTCCTCCagggcttttctttctttgtctctcaGTGCTGTTACCCCAGGTGAGACAGGCCACAGCCTCCATTTCACAACCCCTcagatttttaaggaaaactgCAAGACTCAGAGCTCCACACAGGACTTCTCTTTCTTTAAGCAGGACCTCAGGCAGGCTGgttcctgtcccagccctgcagtgccaccatGGCAGCTCTGAAACCAGGCTGGGTCAGGACAggtgcagccaggagcaggatcTGACAGGACTCACCTCACCCTCTACCAACACCAAACCACTGCTGCCTCACCTCACACACACCAGGAGGCCACGTTCACAGCTCCAGGGCACAGAGAAGgggaggacaggcaggaggtggcagggtACACACAAGTGCAGGTAAACAAGCTGGATCTGATGCTAAAGCCAGAGAAGTCTCTTCAAGCAGGTCTCAGCCAAAAATCACTGCCCTTACACATAATCCCCTCCACAGCTTCCCAATCTATTGCTTCTGCTGTGTTCATCCAGAGTCCTGCAACTTCACAGCAAATCACAGTTTTTCCTGTGGCAAACACCCAAGGAAAATACACCTTTCAATGCAGAAACACAGGACGTGCACAAACAGGACACACTATGGGGAGAATCTACCAAGCTCCCAGAAAGTACTTTACAATCAGCTCAAACAGATAGTTCCAGAGGAAATGAAGCCCCTTCCCAAATCAGAAGTCCAACAGGATTAACACTGGAGCCCTAAATCAATCCCAATTACAGTATCAACTCTTCTAAAC
This sequence is a window from Ficedula albicollis isolate OC2 chromosome 17, FicAlb1.5, whole genome shotgun sequence. Protein-coding genes within it:
- the SLC31A1 gene encoding high affinity copper uptake protein 1 isoform X1 — protein: MSHHMNSSMPTSPPSEHHHPTTASGHGHGSDMMMMAMTFHFSYQNVPLLFSGLTINSPGEMAGAFVAVFFLAMFYEGLKIARECLLRKSQVSIRYNSMPVPGPNGTILMETHKTVGQQMLSLPHLLQTVLHMIQVVVSYFLMLIFMTYNGYLCIAVAAGAGTGYFFFSWKKAVVVDITEHCH
- the SLC31A1 gene encoding high affinity copper uptake protein 1 isoform X2 — translated: MELTGPTFLCAFLNLSVLKMSHHMNSSMPTSPPSEHHHPTTASGHGHGSDMMMMAMTFHFSYQNVPLLFSGLTINSPGEMAGAFVAVFFLAMFYEGLKIARECLLRKSQVSIRYNSMPVPGPNGTILMETHKTVGQQMLSLPHLLQTVLHMIQVVVSYFLMLIFMTYNGYLCIAVAAGAGTGYFFFSWKKAVVVDITEHCH